Genomic window (Mobula birostris isolate sMobBir1 chromosome 20, sMobBir1.hap1, whole genome shotgun sequence):
acaTATCTAGTTCATTATACAAATCCCACTCCCGAATTGCCTTTTCTCCcattgggctcaaccacaagctgttcgaaaaagccatctcgggggcattctacaaattccctctcttgggatgcagcaccaacctgattttctcaatctacctgtatattgaaattccccattccTACTTTCACCCTGCACTTTTCAGCTCCTGGTATAGTTTGTATCCATTTTGTACCCAGGTCACTATTtgcaggcctgtatataactcgcatcagggtctttttacccttaccgTTTCTTACTGATGCTGTAGCGCCagtacccacaaagattctacatcttccaaacagatgtcacctctttctaaggatttgatttcattttttacaacagagcctccccatcccctctgcctacctgcctgtcctttgaatacaaggtgtatccttggatgttgggCTTCAAGCCAGCatctcctttcagccacaactcagtgacgcCAACAACgttatacctgccaatttctacctgtgctacaacatcatctaccttattccgtatactggagtattcaaatataacaccttcagtcctgtattcatcagcctATTCGACACTGTCCACAGGAACTTAAGCAAGGTCTTTGATGTGGATGATAGACGACACTGGGGGTATTGTCTGCATTTCTGCTGCCCCGATCTGGGAGGGGTATGATTACACTGGACAGGAAGCTTCAGAGTGGAGAGGGTGGTGTTACAAGGTCTGGAATGCTTGGGTTAAAAAGAGACAGACTGGATGTGCTCGGGCTAATTCCCTGTAGTGTTGGATGTTCAGTTATTCAactctataaaaccataagaggCCTAGACATAAAAGGACATAATCTTCTTACCCGGGACATAAGAGTAGAGAATTTGCTGTCAGTGGAAGCTGTAGAAACATGtgtaattaaaatattttaaaatacatttagacATTacacagagggatatgggagaaaCACTCACAAACAGGACATGCTCAAGAAGACATCATAGACTTGCAGATGGATGAAGTGGGCCGTGGGTTCAACATCTGTCAAACCCTCCCAGATCATCCTCCTGAGGAATCTCACCCCGGAGTCTGTCTGTGAACTGTTGATGTGACGTCACGTCAGAGGGCAGCTCAGTGCACAGAACAGACAGACTGGGTAAGGACGGCAGATTTCATTCTGGAATAGGAATTTTGACCTGTCTCTTTGACCGTGTGTCACACTCTGATGGTCTGTGTGTGTTATGGTGTTATTTGCTTTCACACCCTACAATATCATAAAATCAGTATTAATTTTGCAGCTCCTGTGGTAGGATTCAAACTCATGTCTTGGCGTGTTAGTGCAGTGGCCTGGGATCAGGACCCAGTGGTTCATCTGCCAGTCCCGTGTATTGGTTGTATTGTCACCCTGTGCTGGTGTGTTCAGGGGTCTGACATCTCCAGCTGACCATGTGACTGTGATGCCTCCCAGTCAGTGGGGTTGATGTGCAATAAACTTCAATTCCCCTTCAGTCCATAATTACAGCTAATCTTTCCTTTGAATTAGAACCTAATTGTGTCTTATAAACAATGAATAATGAATCTTTGTAAGTTTTACCTCGATAATTGGCATCAAGTGTTTCTCTCAGCATTGTGTTGAACAAATAGAGGTGATCGAATTTTTCAATTGGTAGGGTCTcatctgtcactttcaattcctgGATATCATCATTAATCCTGTAAATATCAAACTGCTGGTTATAAACTGCAAATTTGAATGATTTTACAAATCCATACAGGGTTTTGGTAAAGAGCAGGTCCTACCTCCTGTTCTGACGAGCTTCCTCCTGAAAGGAATAAAACACAAATCTGAATAGACCGAGACTGTCGACATCCTGAATTTCATCTTTATCATTACAAggtgttgaaaattcccactcctgcagccagtcacacacacaaacaatacagaaccaggggttaAATTACAGGAAAGGTTTCTGAAAGCTAGGCCATTACTGAGAGGATGAAACTTGCAAGGAAGACAGGACAGGTTGTGATTTTTTATCTGGACAAGGTGTTAGAATGATGAGATGGAGGAATTCAAATCAGTGATGGATTTGATAATGAATCCGATAAGAAATTTAGTGAAGAGGATGTGGAACTCACTGGCACAGGAGTGGTTGAAGTGGAACAGCAGAGATTGAATGTCACGGGTAAACTAGATAAACAGATGAGGGACCGTGGAGATCAGAGCACTGTCGCTGGGTGTGGTGGGTAGGTGGGAGGAGGCTTGTGAAGCAGGGAAATTGATAGCAGAATATGGACAGAATGGCCTGTAAATGATGGAAAATGGGATAGAATCCCATGTGAAACTTATCTGAAAAAGTAAAGAGTCTGTGAATGTTTTTGTAATCTGACGGAAACCAGATATGGCGGATAAATCTGATGTGTGGGTCACATTCTTTGTTCTCAGTGATTGACAGAGAGACCCTCACACCCACCGCACCAGACACACTCACAGTCTGTGACTGGAACTGTGTGTCAATGTGAGATTTAGAGAATATTTAATGTGATAATCAAAGACACAATCAGCAGCTCTGCATTATAATCAGAGTAAATTATTTCAGAGAAGATTGGACTCTGTCCTTGGATATACAGAACTTGTGGAAGTCCAGTTTTGGGACAATAGCAGCACTGAATAGTTGTATCAATTGTCTGGTGAGACAGTTTACTGCCATTTGTAAATGTTGTATGTAAGAGCAACGGATCTGTTTTctgtctgcattgtattctgaGTTACATggttattatggtaactagtcacgtgAGTGGGGTGTGGTAAAAGGAAAAGGTGAGGTATTGGTACTTCGTTCTGGGCTGTTTTGAGCTGCGGACAGATGGATGTCATACCTTTTGTTGACCAATTCTTTGCAGTTTAATTTACTATTAATAACGCTTAAGTTTCAtcacttcaagattgtatgttgcTACTGAAGGATCGAATATATATCTTCGACATTTTGGAACATGATTATTGGAGTGATCGGGAGGTGCAACTTACAAGTATAACAATCTGTGCGAGGTCGCCAGCAGCGGCAACTAATTTGTTAGAAATGGCCACTGTTTACTTCAAATATTCCACTGTTCATTTAGTGTCCTTTGACAGAAATAAATTGAAATAAAATCCCTCACCTTGAGAAATATCACACTGTCTTTTTGATCCATCTGTTCCTTTAACTTAGTGATTTCCTCCTGAATTATCCTTATATTCTTTTGAATCTCACAAAGATTTTTCTCCATTGGATTGAGAATCCTCTTCTCTTCTTCCCTGAGATCCCTGAGTAAACTTTGCTCTTTCTCAGTGATAATCTGGCGCAGTTCAgcaaactgggatgtgatgtgggTCTGAACGCTGTGTGACTGTTTCTGTCGAATAAAAGCTGAAGATAAATTTACTGTATTGCTGTGTTCTATTTCCATATGACATTAAGGTGACCATTCGGTCCATTGAAATCCATGCTAGTTCTCAGAGCATTCCCGTCAACCCCGTTCCCTCACAATTTCCTGAAACCTATTTCCCTCATTGACCCATTAACTCCCACGTGATTCACATACAGCATTCCCAAACTTCACGGGGTTAATTGTAATTAACCATTTTTCCAGCCTGTCCTTGGGATGTGTCTGAAACTGTCCTGATCATGGGGggaaacttgcaaactccacatagtcagcaccagaggtcaggatcgaacccgggtcacGGGAGCTGCGATACTCTGCTATTCTGCATTAAAGTGAGCAAAACTATCCATTAATATCAGAAATTCCGCTCAGGAATCCTCACCCGAACTCTGgaaatcttctctttctgttgctgctccttttcctggaagtctgatttcttttttgtgagagagtctaaggaaGATTTTAGCTGATCCTGGAAGTCAGAGAGCGAAGGAAATAGAAACAAAGATACAACAAAAGAAACAGGTGATCAAACACGATTAtcgcacaaaatgccggaggaactcagtgagtcaggcagcatcgacgcaggggaaataaacagtcggtgtttcgggatgtgacccttcattgggactgggaaggaatggggcaaaagccagaataaaaaggttaggGATGAGAACCAACTGGCAGGTGAAGGTGAGACAACGTGAGGGGGAtcgtgggggagggtgatgaagtgaaaagctgagaggggacaggtggaagaggAAAAGAGCTGAAGGAgtattctgataggagaggggaatcgACCATGGAAGAAATGGGAGGAACTGGGGCTGTTTGAACCCTGAATGGTgacgagggaggaggtgttggagtcagGTGTAACGCTTGTCCCGCTTTCAGGAAtcaatgccaggagggagatcagtgggtcgGAGCGAGTGGATAAGTGAGTTACGTAGAGTGcggagagctgttgggagtgggttggggtgggctgtgggagggaaagatgtacctGTGCTGAGTAGGACAGGACAAAGGAGGATGGGGTGAATATCAAATTCGGATTAGTTTTACCTTGTAGTTGTTAACAGCTTCTTTAATCGGCATGAAGCGGTGCTCTCTGTGTTCCTGCGCAACTGCACAGATCAGACAGATCAGTGTCTTGTCCGTTTCACAAAACAGCttcagttcttcctcatgttcctcgCAGTGAAGTTTACTTTCCTTCCCTTTTGGATTCAGGTTTAGATTTCGAGCTTTTTCAGCCAGATTTACTAAGgcccgattgaccctgagggtgcGGTCAGCAAACACCTCTCtacattccgggcaggagtttctctcctccctttcccaaTACTGTGTGATACAAGAGCGACAGAAGTTGTGCCCGCACTCCAGTATAACCGGATCGGTGAAGAACTGCAGGCAGATGGCACAAATTACCTCCTCGGTCCAACTCTCGGCCGGTGCTTTCGAAGCCATGTTAACTCCCAGCACTTCCTGATTCAGAACGCTTTCGCTTTCGGGGAGCTGCCGATCCCCTGCAGTACCGCGATTGTCCACTACACGCGCTGCAGTCTCAGGGAATGAACATTCTGCTGTTGGAGGTGTTCACTTGGAAGTAATAGTGGTAATTTCCATCACAGGGTGAGATCAGCAACACACTAAACAGGTCTGAACAGAAATAAAAACTCGGCCATGGACTGCCTAAGACCGGCTGCGAAAGGAGGGGCGTTGGGCATGGGGCTTCTAACCTCCCATCCCGAAAAATGGCAGTGCACAGAAATGTCAAACGATCCTCCAAAGGCCCCATCCCTGGGATCGGAAGGACCTTCCCGGAAGATGATTGAAGTCATGTGATGAAAGGAGAAGCCACAGGGCCGATCAACCTTCGCCCTGGACAGGGGACTCTGGCAAGATGCTGGTGGGGGCCTATGCCCCGGTAGGTGTGATGGGCTAAAAAAAGAAGCAGAACAGAAATGCAGCCGGAGTGAAGAGCCTGGTTCAGTCTGAGGCGGGACTGAAAGGGACAAGTTCTGAAAagagaggcacaagagactgcagatgctggaatctcgaGTCAGAAACGTGATGCTGGACTGACTGAGCGTGGCAGGCAGCATCTTGGGAGAGAAATGTATAATCGACTTTCCGGgacgagatccttcatctggactgtctCAACCCGAAATTTCGATTGtccgtttccctccacagatgctgactgacttgctgagttcctccagcagctcgttttttttttctccaagtgTAAAGAGAGTCAGACTGAGGTATAAAACCGGGGTTAAGTAACTATTGCGAACAACTATTAAATTAGGTCATGCCATGAAAgtggggatgtggagagaatattgtgcTGTGACAAGACAGATGCTGTGGCTGCAGCGAAAAGTACAGGACTGGACATTCCACATCACAGGGTGGAAAACATTTTAGTCGGTGAAGTCCTGAAGAAACTTTCTGACTTTACCCATGTCTGTCCCAGCTTCAGTAAAAGACCAGTTTCCACAATTCTGGACAGAGCCCAGAcgttgatgtttttttttattttaaatcaaAATAAGAATTACACACCATAAATATTCACAAGGATAAACTGTGCAATGCCTTTACCCGAAGATCAGTGACccttctgtcacgcagctgctgtgGCACAGGCCCTTCCATCTTTCTCCACATATCTTCACCAGCCCACAGTCCGCAAAGAGGTGAGTGACCGTCCCGTCTCCACTGCAGTAATCTCGGGGCAGCGCGCTGTGAGAGTGATCTCCGGGCATGCAGCAAGGATCAGACTGGGAGACCCCTCTCTGTATCAGACAGGTAAGGTTTGGCACGATGATCAAAGCAGTTCGTCGCACTCCTGATCAACCGACACCATCTATTAGATTCATCCGAGCACATCCTGGTTGGAGTCcaaccaaccattgagcacatctacatgaaacgctgtcgtagcaaagcagcatccatcatcagagatgctcaccacccagaccaggctcttttctcgctgctgcaatCAGGTACAAGATGCAAGAGCTCAGGTCTCGCAGCAccgggtccaggaacagttactacacctcaaccatcaggctgtggaacaacagaggataactacactcacttaccgtccattgagatgctcccacaaccaatcgTCGTACTGGGCCTGTACCAAAATTGGTGAAATTGGTGAAATCAGAGGTGGTTTGACTCAGACCGATCGCATTGATCATGTCTCAGAATTAGAGAAGTAAAAGAGACAGGCACAATCTCACAGGATATTGACAGTGTTGGGGCAGGAATGATGTTTCCCCTGGCTGGGCTCTGGAACCATGGTTCACAGACTTAATATCACAGTTCACCTCAGCAGggctgagatgtggagaaatttcctcCCCAGTGCAGCGAATTTTTGGAATTTTGTCCACAGAGTTTCTAAATTAAATAGACATATTTTGGGCCTCAGCGCTGATGGGGACATTGCAGGAAGTGGTGGTGAGGTCAAAGGTCGGACATGGAGACGCTTCAGATGAgggtcacaaggatgattccaggaatgaaagggttattatacgaggaacgattgatggctctgggtctgtactcggttgaattcaaaagggtgaggggaatctgattgaaaccttttTGAATACTgaaatgtagacagagtagatgtggaaaggatgtttcccatggagtGAGAGTCTCGGACAAAACGACACAGGCTCTGCATAGGGGAGCGCCCTTTCAAACCTGAGATGCTGAGAAATGTCTTTTCACAAagcatggtgaatttgtggaatgtgtaaccacatgcagctgtggaggcgagGTCGTTGGGTGTCATTAAGGTGgagattgctaggttcttgattggacatgacatcaaaggataCGGGCAAAAGGCCGggtactggggttgaggaggagagagggaaaaaggatcaaccatgagtgaacggcggagcagactcgatgtaccAGACGGCTTAAATCGGCTCCtaggacttatggtcttatgctcttatgttctATAGATTTTCTCAGTGTCCGCAGCAAAATGCTTGTCGGGGTTGtctgcactctgataataaaatgtactttgaagtttgagtttcggGGAAATTCCTTTGATTCTGAGAACAAACTGTGATTGGCGGCAGCAGCccgtcctcagacacactcacagccAATCAGCGGCACAGCTGGAATACTCTTGCTCCCATTGGTTGAGGGGTGTCAGTGGGCGGGACGCTGAACTTCCGCAGCGGTGCGGGGTTTGGAACCGAGAGCGAGTGGACCCGGGGAGAGGCCGGAGATTGGGAGCTGCACGACGGGTAACGGCTGCAACACCGGCCGGGTGAATCATCCGATGGCAGAGCTGAAGAGACTGGCGGAGATTCCGTGAGATGTTTCAGTTGCACGGAGGATGCCCGGTCTTTCCCTGCCGTGGATCGGGGCCTGTTGTCTGGAGTTCTACCCCGGACCGGTCTCCTGCTGCTGGGAGACGGGAGCTGGCCCGCAGCGGCTGCTGATGGATCTCTGGAGCTCTCAACGCACCCCTGTGCAACCGGACAGGCTAAGGCCAAGGTAAGAGCAAGGCGCAAAGGTCAGTTCGTGCTTTGgaaaataagaaacaggagccGGGTTGAAAattgacagcagtaaaaatacCCGAAATGCCATTTTTAagccgattttttttttcatttttcttcattttgggtcactttaggaaaagccATCAAAAAGCCACAGTGCTCCATGTACGCTGGGTGATAGTCCTTCAAATAGTTCACCCCGGTCTTTttgggcaccggtatgattgccgccattttgtatgtgtatgtgtgtgtttgtgtgtccaaATGTTTGAAACAGTGAAACAGAGAATCCGAGGCTTCCCAGTTGGATCCAGGAATGTTTCCAGTAACTGTGGTCACAGTGATGAGACGACCATTCAGATCAGAACAAAATAATTCACCCAGCAGTTGGTGAACCTTCAGAACTCACAACCCACTCTTGTGTTTGAGAGAGACATTCACAAATTTAAATGTGCGATTTAAAgtttacaaagtaaatttattatcaaaactttAAACATGTCATCATGCACAATCCTAGATTCATTTTTTGGGGGCAAATTCAGCAAATCCAAGAGCCATTATAGAATCACTGACAGACcaaacccaacaggacagacaaaaacctaagtgcaaaagacaataaactgcaaatataaaggaaaaataataataaataaatgagaaatAAAGATCAAGAACAtgggataaagagtccttgaaagtgagtccagaggttgtgggaacagttcagttatgGGGTTACTGAATTTCAGTGAAGTTATGCTCTCTGgatcaagagcctaatggttcaggggtagtaactgtttctgacctggtggtgtgggcctgaGGATCCTGCAccctcttcttgatggcagcagtgagaagggagcatgtccttggtgtctgtgggggtgtgggtgtccttcatagaaacatagaaaataggcgcaggtgtaggccattcgaccctttgagcctgcaccgccattc
Coding sequences:
- the LOC140185284 gene encoding zinc-binding protein A33-like isoform X2, coding for MASKAPAESWTEEVICAICLQFFTDPVILECGHNFCRSCITQYWEREERNSCPECREVFADRTLRVNRALVNLAEKARNLNLNPKGKESKLHCEEHEEELKLFCETDKTLICLICAVAQEHREHRFMPIKEAVNNYKDQLKSSLDSLTKKKSDFQEKEQQQKEKISRVRKQSHSVQTHITSQFAELRQIITEKEQSLLRDLREEEKRILNPMEKNLCEIQKNIRIIQEEITKLKEQMDQKDSVIFLKEEARQNRRINDDIQELKVTDETLPIEKFDHLYLFNTMLRETLDANYRVRVTLDVETANPCLKVSEDRKSVRRTWTWRNLPNTGKRFTFWTCVLGSEGFTLGRHYWEVEVVGNRRWCLGVAAESVERKGRVRLSPETGFWVIGRDDDVLHRDCDVFRPSPGPRLPAGSIPGRVGVYLSYQSGTVSFYNAETKSHLHTFTGNKFTGKLYPFFWPRDGNQSLRICSGSAPGL
- the LOC140185284 gene encoding zinc-binding protein A33-like isoform X1, whose amino-acid sequence is MASKAPAESWTEEVICAICLQFFTDPVILECGHNFCRSCITQYWEREERNSCPECREVFADRTLRVNRALVNLAEKARNLNLNPKGKESKLHCEEHEEELKLFCETDKTLICLICAVAQEHREHRFMPIKEAVNNYKDQLKSSLDSLTKKKSDFQEKEQQQKEKISRVRKQSHSVQTHITSQFAELRQIITEKEQSLLRDLREEEKRILNPMEKNLCEIQKNIRIIQEEITKLKEQMDQKDSVIFLKEWEFSTPCNDKDEIQDVDSLGLFRFVFYSFQEEARQNRRINDDIQELKVTDETLPIEKFDHLYLFNTMLRETLDANYRVRVTLDVETANPCLKVSEDRKSVRRTWTWRNLPNTGKRFTFWTCVLGSEGFTLGRHYWEVEVVGNRRWCLGVAAESVERKGRVRLSPETGFWVIGRDDDVLHRDCDVFRPSPGPRLPAGSIPGRVGVYLSYQSGTVSFYNAETKSHLHTFTGNKFTGKLYPFFWPRDGNQSLRICSGSAPGL